One Umboniibacter marinipuniceus DNA window includes the following coding sequences:
- the atpD gene encoding F0F1 ATP synthase subunit beta: MSSGRIVQIIGAVIDVEFPRDSVPKVYDALLVEETQLTIEVQQQLGDGVVRGIAMGSSEGLRRGLVVTNTGEPVSVPVGSATLGRIMDVLGNPIDEKGPIGEEERWAIHRDAPSYADQSSSAELLETGIKVIDLVCPFAKGGKVGLFGGAGVGKTVNMMELIRNIAAEHSGYSVFAGVGERTREGNDFYHEMTESNVIDKVSLVYGQMNEPPGNRLRVALTGLTMAEKFRDEGRDVLLFVDNIYRYTLAGTEVSALLGRMPSAVGYQPTLAEEMGVLQERITSTKTGSITSVQAVYVPADDLTDPSPATTFSHLDATVVLSRNIASLGIYPAVDPLDSTSRQLDPQIVGNEHYEVARGVQQTLQRYKELKDIIAILGMDELSEEDKLVVARARKIEKYLSQPFFVAEVFTGSPGKYVPLKETIRGFKGILDGDFDHLPEGSFYMVGSIDEAVEKAAKA; this comes from the coding sequence GTCGAAGAAACTCAACTAACAATTGAAGTTCAGCAGCAGCTTGGTGACGGTGTTGTACGTGGTATTGCCATGGGATCGTCAGAAGGTTTGCGTCGCGGACTAGTAGTTACAAACACAGGTGAGCCGGTATCGGTACCTGTTGGTTCGGCCACACTTGGTCGTATTATGGATGTTTTAGGTAATCCAATCGATGAGAAAGGACCTATTGGCGAAGAGGAGCGTTGGGCAATTCACCGTGACGCACCTTCTTATGCTGATCAGTCTTCTTCTGCTGAGCTATTGGAAACCGGTATCAAGGTAATTGACTTGGTTTGCCCATTCGCTAAGGGTGGTAAAGTTGGTCTATTCGGTGGTGCTGGTGTTGGTAAGACCGTTAACATGATGGAGCTTATCCGTAACATCGCAGCTGAGCACAGTGGTTACTCTGTATTCGCTGGTGTTGGTGAGCGTACTCGTGAAGGTAACGATTTCTACCACGAGATGACTGAATCTAACGTTATCGACAAAGTATCGTTGGTTTACGGTCAGATGAACGAGCCACCAGGTAACCGTCTACGTGTTGCACTAACTGGTTTGACCATGGCTGAGAAGTTCCGTGACGAAGGTCGTGACGTACTGTTGTTCGTTGACAACATCTACCGTTACACCCTAGCGGGAACCGAAGTATCAGCACTATTGGGTCGTATGCCATCAGCGGTAGGTTACCAGCCTACGCTAGCTGAGGAGATGGGTGTTCTTCAGGAACGTATTACGTCAACGAAGACAGGCTCTATTACGTCTGTACAGGCGGTATACGTACCTGCAGATGACTTGACGGATCCATCGCCAGCAACAACCTTCTCGCACTTGGATGCAACGGTAGTACTTAGCCGTAACATTGCGTCTCTGGGTATCTACCCAGCGGTTGATCCTTTGGACTCAACTTCGCGTCAGCTTGATCCACAGATCGTTGGTAACGAGCACTATGAAGTTGCTCGCGGTGTTCAGCAAACTCTTCAGCGTTATAAAGAGTTGAAAGACATTATTGCGATTCTTGGTATGGACGAGCTGTCTGAAGAAGACAAGTTGGTTGTAGCCCGTGCACGTAAGATTGAGAAGTATCTCTCTCAGCCGTTCTTCGTTGCAGAAGTATTTACTGGTTCACCAGGCAAATATGTTCCGCTTAAAGAAACAATCCGTGGCTTTAAGGGCATTCTAGATGGCGATTTCGATCACCTTCCAGAAGGTTCTTTCTACATGGTTGGTTCAATTGACGAAGCTGTTGAGAAAGCAGCTAAAGCATAA